The Rhodococcus rhodochrous DNA window CAGTTGGTGTAGCGTCACCAACGACAATTGAATACACATGCGCCCGTAGCTCAACGGATAGAGCATCTGACTACGGATCAGAAGGTTAGGGGTTCGAATCCCTTCGGGCGCACACACGAAAACCCTCACCGGTACTTCCGGTGAGGGTTTTCTCGTATCTGGTTACGGAGTCGCCACGACACAGAATCGACACGGCTTGCTGACCGGCTTCAGCGACATCTTTGTGGCTATCTTCACTCCGCAAGGGACGTCACGTGACTTCCCCCGGACTACAGGAGGGTGTGTGCAAGATCGGCCCTGGTCCAACAAACAGATGGAGATTCTTGCCCAGTGCCTCCGTGACAATGTCGCGACACCGGAGGGCGCTCCCGACTACGACGACGTCATGATCTGGTACGACGAGTTGGCGGCAGAGGTTCACGGCATCGTCCATGCTCTGCCGTGGAAGACGATCTTGCCTCATTCACATTCCGAGGTGGACATCACTTACCGAGCGAAGACGATCGACACGCTCCGTGACAAGCTGGTCCGCCTTTCCTCTGGACCTTTGACCAACATCGTTGATATCGCCGGCGTCCGAGTGGACGCCGAGATGACGCTGCATGAGCAGGACAGAGTCGCTGCTGCCATCGCTCGGGCCTTCGGGATGGACCCTGAAAAGGCAGTGAAAGATCTACGGGTCGAGCACCACAACGGGTACCGCGCCGTTCACGTCCATCTGAAGCTTCGGCGTGCGATGGCCGAGGTTCAAGTTCGTACACAACTCCAGAGCAAGTGGGCGAACACGTACGAACGGTTGGGCGACTTGGCCGGCCGAAGTATCAGATATGAGCGAGTCACGGGGTCTGGTGGTTGGAGTGGGATTGCCTCGAAGCTTCAGGGGATCTCCTCGAATCAGATCCGGCTGATCGAAGAGGCGAAGGACAAGATTGCTGAGATGTCTCCTGATTCCGGCTATGTATGGAACAGTCTTGACGATCTGCCCGAAGAGGTTCGCGAGATCGGGTACAAGGTGCTGGAAGACGAAGCCGAACTCTCTACTATGCTCGACGATGTAGAGCAGCTGCTTCGAGACGCACAGCGGAAGGGGATGGAACAGTGACGGCTTTCGTGATCGAGTACAACCGGAAGACTGCCGACCGGACGGTTACGTCATTCCCCGGCGTCGAGGGACGACGTGCTGCTATGCGTCGGCGTCTCGAGCTCGAGAAGTCTCGAACGGACAAAGATGTGGAGATTGTTTCGCTGGTGAGCGACTCCCTCGAGACGCTTCGTCGCACGCACTCCAGGTACTTTCAGGGCCGGGAACTGGCTGCAAACGCCTGACAGGCCAGGGTTCGATCCCTTCGGGCACACAGACCAAACCCTCATCGATCCTGTCGGTGAGGGTTTTCTCGTTCGAGGATTGCTGTTTCCGGTTGCGCTCACGTGAGCTTCGTGATGATCCTCTCGGCGAAGTCCTCGATCGGCGCGCGGTACTGCTCGGCGGTGCCGAGGAGGTGATCGTGGTCGCCCGAGTGGGTGGCCTCCCAGTTCGCCCACGGCGAGACCATGACGCCGGTGATGCCGATCTTCTCCGCCCGTCGGTACAGCTCCACGGACGGCTCGTCGCGCAGGCCGACGATGAAGTCGAAGGGCTCGTTCTCGCGTCCGTACTCGCGGCGGTAGCCGTTGATGCGATCGATCCACTGCTCGGCGACGTCGATCGTGTAGGCGGTGCCGACCCAGCCGTCGCAATAGCGCGCGGCACGTCGGAGCGCCGGTCCGGATTCACCACCGCACAGGATCGGCACCGGGCTCGGTGGGTGGGGTTCGATGGTCATCTCGGGGATGTCGTAGTACTCGCCTCGGAACGAGACCCATCCGCCCTTCCACAGTTCGCGGAGCGCCCGGATCATCTCGTTCAGCCGGGGTCCGCGGTTGTCGAAGTCCTGGCCGAGCAGTTCGAACTCCTCGCGCATCCATCCCGCGGACAGTCCGATGGAGACGCGACCACCGGCGATCGTGGCGGCGGTGCCCACCTGCTTGGCGACCTCGAGGATCGGCCGGGACGGCGCGATGTAGACGTTGTTGCCGAAGTGCAGGTTCTTCGTCACGGCGGCCATCGCACCGATGAGCACCCAGGCGTCGGGCCATTCGGTCTCCGGCGACCAGAACGGCTTGCCGCTCTCGTGCCCGGGATAGACGGTCTTCATCTCCTTCGGGTAGATCAGATGGTCCGAGACGAGCAGGCCGTGGAATCCGGCGTCGTCGAGCATGCGGGCGACGGCCGGCATCTCCGCGGTCTTCATGAATGCTGTCCCGCTCCAGAACTTCACTCGAATGTCCTCCGAAGTTTCGATGCTCGCCGACGTGCAAGAGTGATGTTTACATTCTCAAGAACAAGGTTCTACCAGAGTGTGTGACCGCAGTCACGAGGTGAAACGCCACCGTTCCGGTTCGTGCGCTACGAGTGAACGTTCCGTCTACGTTTCGAGTGGACGCTCCACCCGGAGTCGGGGACTCGATCGATCGCCTCCCCGGTCGGAGATCCTGCCGGTACCACAGGTGAAATCCGTCTATTGACGAGCCCGCTGGGGCGGAAGTAGATTTCGTACCACTCTCGAAAAGTTAACGACAATTCGCACGACGGTCCGGCAACGGCGGTCGCGCTCTGCGGGGAGAAGACATGGAACTTGCGTGGTCAGAGGCCGACGCCGCCTTCAGAGACGAGGTGCGATCGTTTCTCGAGGAGAAGCTGACGCCCGAACTGCGGCGGGCCGGCCGACTCGCGACGAGCGTGTACTCCGACCACGAGGCGAGCATGGAGTGGCAGCGCATCCTCCATGAGCGTGGTTGGGCGGCGCCGGCCTGGCCGGTCGAGTACGGCGGATGCGACTGGACGCAGACGCAGCACTACATCTTCAGCCGCGAGTCGATCCTCGCGGGCGCCCCGAACCTGTCGCCGATGGGCATCCGCATGGTCGCGCACGCGATCGTCGCCTACGGCACCGAGGAGCAGAAGAGCTACTTCCTGCCCCGGATCCTCACGGGCGAGGTCTTCTTCTGTCAGGGTTACTCCGAGCCCGAGGCCGGCTCCGACCTCGCGTCGCTCAGCATGGCGGCGGTCGACGACGGCGACGACCTGATCGTCACCGGCAGCAAGATCTGGACCACGCACGCCACCGAGGCGAACTGGATGTTCGCGCTCGTGCGCACGTCGAAGACCGGCCGCAAGCAGCAGGGCATCACCTTCCTGCTCATCGACATGACCTCGCCCGGCATCGAGATCCGCCCTCTGGTCATGACGTCCGGTGAGGAAGTGCAGAACCAGGTCTTCTTCGACGGTGTGCGTGTCCCGAAGAAGAACGTCCTCGGGAAGATCGACGACGGCTGGACCGTCGCGAAATACCTGCTCGTCTTCGAACGTGGGGGAGCGGCGGCAGCGCCGGCCCTGCAGGTCATGGCTGAGCGGATCGCCGAGGCGGCCGCCGAACAGCCCGGTCCGTCGGGTGGCAGGCTCATCGACGATCCGGCGTTCTCCGCCAAGCTCGCCGAGGCGCGTATCCGCACCGAAGTGCTCGAGATCCTCGAATACCGCACTCTCGCAGCGCTGTCCGCGGGCAAGAACCCCGGTCCTGCATCGTCGATGCTCAAGATCCTGGGCACCGAACTCAGCCAGACGATCACCCAGCTGACCCTCGAGGCAGCCGGTCCACGCGGTCGGGTCTACCAGCCGCACATCACCGCGCCCGGTGGTCCGGTGGCCGACTACGTGCCGCCCGCCGACGGTTACGTCAGCGGTGAGGAGTGGCAGGCCGTCGCGCCGCTGCGTTACTTCAACGACCGTGCCGGGTCGATCTACGCCGGCAGCAACGAGATCCAGCGAAATATTCTCGCCAAAGCAGCATTGGGGCTCTGATGGACTTCGGTTTGAGCAAGGAGCAGGAGCTCCTTCGTGATTCGGTCACCAAGTTCCTCGCCGGTCGCTACGACCTGGCGCAAAGCCGGAAGGTCGCGACCATCGGCGATGGTTGGCAACCGGAGGTGTGGCGGGCATTCGCCGAGGATCTCGGAATCCTCGGAGCCACGCTTCCGGAAGAGGTGGGGGGGATGGGCGGCGGACCGGTCGAATTGATGGTGGTGTCCGAGGCACTCGGGCACGCACTCGTCATCGAACC harbors:
- a CDS encoding TIGR03619 family F420-dependent LLM class oxidoreductase; translation: MKFWSGTAFMKTAEMPAVARMLDDAGFHGLLVSDHLIYPKEMKTVYPGHESGKPFWSPETEWPDAWVLIGAMAAVTKNLHFGNNVYIAPSRPILEVAKQVGTAATIAGGRVSIGLSAGWMREEFELLGQDFDNRGPRLNEMIRALRELWKGGWVSFRGEYYDIPEMTIEPHPPSPVPILCGGESGPALRRAARYCDGWVGTAYTIDVAEQWIDRINGYRREYGRENEPFDFIVGLRDEPSVELYRRAEKIGITGVMVSPWANWEATHSGDHDHLLGTAEQYRAPIEDFAERIITKLT
- a CDS encoding RelA/SpoT domain-containing protein, whose amino-acid sequence is MQDRPWSNKQMEILAQCLRDNVATPEGAPDYDDVMIWYDELAAEVHGIVHALPWKTILPHSHSEVDITYRAKTIDTLRDKLVRLSSGPLTNIVDIAGVRVDAEMTLHEQDRVAAAIARAFGMDPEKAVKDLRVEHHNGYRAVHVHLKLRRAMAEVQVRTQLQSKWANTYERLGDLAGRSIRYERVTGSGGWSGIASKLQGISSNQIRLIEEAKDKIAEMSPDSGYVWNSLDDLPEEVREIGYKVLEDEAELSTMLDDVEQLLRDAQRKGMEQ
- a CDS encoding acyl-CoA dehydrogenase family protein yields the protein MELAWSEADAAFRDEVRSFLEEKLTPELRRAGRLATSVYSDHEASMEWQRILHERGWAAPAWPVEYGGCDWTQTQHYIFSRESILAGAPNLSPMGIRMVAHAIVAYGTEEQKSYFLPRILTGEVFFCQGYSEPEAGSDLASLSMAAVDDGDDLIVTGSKIWTTHATEANWMFALVRTSKTGRKQQGITFLLIDMTSPGIEIRPLVMTSGEEVQNQVFFDGVRVPKKNVLGKIDDGWTVAKYLLVFERGGAAAAPALQVMAERIAEAAAEQPGPSGGRLIDDPAFSAKLAEARIRTEVLEILEYRTLAALSAGKNPGPASSMLKILGTELSQTITQLTLEAAGPRGRVYQPHITAPGGPVADYVPPADGYVSGEEWQAVAPLRYFNDRAGSIYAGSNEIQRNILAKAALGL